Proteins encoded within one genomic window of Candidatus Poribacteria bacterium:
- a CDS encoding trypsin-like peptidase domain-containing protein, which yields MKKIFRSMFKDQISVVILMITLLFTLITNANAQHDWTEQVAAYKPMVVNVETSSEVVFETEAKGTNFATGFVIDAERGIIATNRHVTGSSPSYVKINFHDGSFTEARILYYDPTHDFGFYQINPEEVDFELKAVELGKWDTLSLGDELLLIGNNEKEEYTIKFGRITNLNVNKGDRHSSYIHTTFDRTGGSSGSPVWNTTGQVIAIHARGTDTSSFELPIDYLHDALELIQNKTSIQRGEIGVDLELVSIGEAIKHFNFPAALRKEIGPSKAGTPKVIQIESIVPRTTGETVLRASDIIYRINNELIKDDLYTFDAILNQNVGKNVNLEVYRNGENLSLDVPVEDLEAKKVQRFVRFGGAVFHDITPQLRRILFLEADGVYLPHADAGSSFSRVGLQERNGNSKVVILDINGKQIRNLDDFIEACQTITDGQHTYVVVRDFNLFDSSPTPKSLTVNLKFGPL from the coding sequence ATGAAAAAGATTTTTAGAAGCATGTTTAAAGACCAGATAAGCGTTGTGATCTTGATGATCACCCTACTCTTCACACTAATCACAAATGCCAACGCACAACACGACTGGACAGAACAGGTTGCCGCCTACAAACCGATGGTGGTAAACGTTGAAACCTCCTCCGAGGTCGTCTTTGAAACGGAAGCAAAAGGCACAAATTTCGCTACGGGTTTCGTTATAGACGCAGAACGTGGGATTATTGCCACGAACCGTCATGTCACTGGCAGCAGCCCCTCCTACGTTAAAATCAACTTCCACGACGGCAGCTTCACAGAAGCGCGTATCCTCTACTACGACCCGACACACGATTTCGGGTTTTATCAGATTAATCCCGAAGAGGTCGATTTTGAACTGAAAGCCGTCGAACTCGGCAAATGGGATACCCTCTCTCTTGGAGATGAACTCCTCCTCATCGGTAACAACGAAAAAGAGGAATATACGATCAAATTCGGAAGAATTACGAACCTCAACGTCAACAAAGGCGATCGACACTCCAGTTACATCCATACCACATTTGACCGGACAGGCGGATCAAGCGGCAGCCCCGTCTGGAATACCACGGGGCAAGTTATCGCGATTCATGCGCGGGGGACGGATACTTCCAGTTTTGAATTGCCCATTGACTACCTTCACGATGCGCTTGAACTAATTCAGAACAAGACATCAATCCAACGCGGTGAAATCGGCGTTGATTTGGAATTGGTCTCTATCGGCGAAGCCATCAAACACTTCAATTTTCCTGCAGCCTTGCGAAAAGAGATAGGTCCTTCTAAAGCCGGAACGCCAAAGGTAATTCAGATTGAGTCCATTGTGCCGAGGACAACAGGTGAAACCGTGCTTCGTGCATCCGACATCATCTATCGCATCAACAACGAACTTATCAAGGATGATCTCTACACCTTCGATGCAATCTTGAATCAAAACGTCGGAAAAAACGTCAACTTGGAGGTCTACCGCAACGGTGAAAACCTGAGTCTCGATGTACCTGTAGAGGACTTGGAGGCGAAGAAGGTGCAGCGATTCGTCAGATTCGGCGGTGCTGTTTTTCACGATATTACGCCACAACTCCGTCGGATACTTTTCTTAGAAGCCGATGGCGTTTATTTACCACATGCTGATGCAGGTAGCAGCTTCTCGCGGGTCGGTTTGCAAGAACGAAATGGAAACTCCAAGGTGGTCATTCTTGACATAAACGGAAAACAGATTCGCAATCTCGACGACTTCATCGAGGCGTGCCAAACGATTACTGATGGACAGCACACCTATGTCGTCGTCCGAGACTTCAATCTATTTGACAGCTCACCAACGCCGAAGAGTCTAACGGTTAACCTCAAATTCGGTCCACTATAG
- a CDS encoding acetamidase/formamidase family protein, with protein MAIHHFEPTVYHTAIGTHEPVLHIESGDTVFTTTVDNAGYDATDTQVTPGGNPQTGPFYVESAEPGDTLAVHFDRVVPNRLIGRTALVVAPNVLDPHYVASEMPENGRAEWHVDVEKWTATLMTPETQLGKLTLPLEPMVGCFGVAPPRGQAISTATSSTHGGNMDYRGFQEGVTVYFPVFVSGALFHLGDGHAVQGDGEIVGTGVEISFDVQFTVEVRKGKSINWPRAENNDYILTAGNARPLDQAVQHATTELLRWLDELGLEKRAAHILLGQAVEYDMGNVFDPAYTMVCKIRKSVLREIGVWG; from the coding sequence ATGGCAATACATCACTTTGAACCGACAGTCTATCACACGGCCATCGGGACGCATGAACCCGTGCTTCATATTGAGAGCGGGGACACCGTTTTCACAACGACCGTAGATAACGCAGGCTACGATGCCACGGATACGCAAGTTACCCCAGGTGGCAATCCACAGACGGGTCCTTTTTATGTTGAATCGGCGGAACCCGGTGATACATTAGCAGTCCACTTTGATCGGGTAGTTCCGAATCGTTTAATTGGGCGGACGGCTCTGGTCGTTGCACCGAATGTGCTTGATCCACACTACGTAGCGTCCGAGATGCCAGAAAATGGACGCGCAGAGTGGCATGTGGATGTGGAAAAGTGGACGGCGACGTTGATGACCCCAGAGACACAGTTGGGTAAACTCACGCTCCCGCTTGAACCGATGGTCGGATGTTTCGGTGTCGCGCCCCCGCGTGGACAAGCGATCTCAACGGCGACCTCCTCTACGCACGGCGGCAATATGGACTATCGCGGTTTTCAGGAGGGTGTTACCGTCTACTTCCCGGTTTTCGTCTCCGGCGCGCTCTTTCACCTCGGTGATGGACACGCTGTACAGGGGGATGGAGAAATTGTCGGCACTGGTGTTGAAATCTCTTTTGATGTGCAATTTACGGTTGAAGTCCGCAAGGGAAAAAGCATCAACTGGCCCCGCGCGGAAAACAATGATTATATTCTCACAGCAGGCAATGCGCGTCCCTTGGATCAGGCTGTGCAACACGCAACGACGGAACTCCTCCGGTGGTTAGATGAACTCGGTTTAGAGAAACGCGCAGCACACATTCTTTTAGGACAAGCAGTAGAGTATGATATGGGGAACGTGTTTGATCCCGCATATACAATGGTCTGCAAAATCAGAAAGTCGGTATTACGTGAGATAGGGGTCTGGGGATAG